AAAGACAGTATTGAAACGATGAGACTTGCGAAAGCAATCGCAAACATTAACGCTTCAAATACCGTCATCGGCATCACCCCCTTTCTTCATATGAAGGGGTACAATGCCGACCCACCCTTGAGTTCTTCCGTTCTATTGCCTTTCTATTATACCATATATTTGCATCTGCTAAAAACAGAAGATAATAAGAATTATCTTCTATTTTTTTATTAGAAATCATTGAAAAACGAGAGATAATTCGGTAGAATATATAATAGAAAAACGAAAGATAATTCGGCTATTTTTTTAAAAGGTCAAGGATATCTCGCTGTTAAGCGAAAGGAAGAAGCGAAAGAAAAAGAAAAACAAGAAATGTTGAGAATGAAGGACCAAGAAAAAAACGAGAAAAAACAAGAAAGAACAAGAGAAACCACCACAAAAAAGATAGAATGACAAGAAGCTGGGGAGACAACGAATTAGAGAGATAAATCTCTTTCGGATTGAGGTGGATTTTCGGGTTTTTTCTTATCTTGATACTATATAGAAACAACTACGTTTTAAAAAAAGGGCTCAAACCCTTGATGCAACTGGCGTCAAACCGATTTTTTAGCGTAGACAGAAAAAAAGCCCCTGTGATAAGGTTAAGGTGTCGAATCTCAATCTATCACAGGGGGCTTTTTTTACCCTTCTGAAGGGACTTCAGAAAGGAGATATTCAGTTTATGTACGAAAAGAATAACATTGAAACACCTAAAAAGGCAACACCAAAATTTTTGGTAGATAAAACGAAATCGGGGAAAAAACGAAATTGGAAGGACAAAAAAATAAGGGCTGAATTGACAGCCAAACATTTTGGAAGTGCAGGGCTGCATAGTAAAGCTGAGCGCATGGGAGATTGCACCAATCAATTAGTGTTTAAGCAGACAGACGAAGGTTTGAAACTTTATCAAGCGTGGTTCTGTAAAGTGAGGTTATGTCCGATGTGCAATTGGCGGCGATCCTTAAAAATTGCTTATCAAAACAAACGAATTGTTGAAACGATCAACCAGCGCGAAAAAGTTAATTGGTTATTCTTGACGCTGACCGTGAAGAATACGGACGCTGAGAGCCTTCCAGAGACGATTAAAGCTGTTTAATAGGCTAACAAACTATAAAGCTTTTAAAACGTCTGTAAAGGGCTATTTTAGGGCTTTAGAGGTCACAAGGAACCGAGACCCTGAAAGTGAATCATTCGGAACGTATCATCCCCATTTTCATGTTTTGCTATGCGTCGCGCCGAGTTATTTTACGAGAAATTACATAAAGCAATCAGAATGGACAAGCCTTTGGCAAAAAGCTATGAGATTGGATTATACGCCAATCGTGCATATTCAAAGAGTTAAACCAAAAGAGAAATTGGATGACTTGCCAATTTACGAAGAAGATCTCAAAAAGGCTATCAAAGAACAAAAAGCTATTTTGGAAGTTTCAAAGTATCCAGTAAAGGATACGGATGTTATTCAGGGAAACACGGTTACTCGTGAAAATGTTGAGACTGTCCTGGTTTTAGATAATGCTTTGGCATATAAAAGATTGATCGGATATGGTGGGTTGCTTAAACAGGTTCACAAAGAATTGGATTTCGAAGACCCTGAAGAGGGCGATCTCATGAACATATCGGAGGAAGATGAAATCTCAAATGGTGCGTTTGATGTCATCGCAAGATGGCATGTGGGGTTAAAAAATTATGTGATAGAGTGAAAAAGAGCATTCCAGAAGGAGTGCTCTTTTTTGTTTAAAATGAAGTGTGTACTCCTGGTAAAACTTTATATTGATCACCACTTATTGCATATGCTGTTCCTGAAAGATAAGCCACTCCGCCATTATTTTTATTCATAGTTACAGAACCACTAAGGCTTGAACCTAAAGCTCCCATACCACCAATCGGTGCATCTCTTTTAAATCCGGAATGGTATCTTAATTTTACGACACCTACAAAATTGTACGGCCATAATGTAGCAGGTTTTACTGTCCAATATACAATTCTTCCACTATCTCCTGCTACAATGCTCGCTCGTCCACCAGGACCAGTAACAGAAGAAAAAGGGACAATTACATTACCGGTAGTATCGTTATTTACTACAGGATTTTCATCTGCAACGACGCTATTAGGATGATTGATAATCGCGTCTGAAATTTCCGGATCATTCCCGAAACTTCTAACTGTTATTTCATCATCTTGATAAATGATTTCACCTGTTTTAGATAGTTCTTCTAATTTTTGGTCAGGTGTTTCACTTGCAAATGCTGGCGTAACTATTACTATAGCCAAAGAAAAAAGCATGACAAGCGTTAAAAAAATTATCTTTTTCATTAGAATCCCCCTTATATATTGTCAGATTTTTCACTATAATAATAACATGAAATGGGATAATTTGGAGGTATTATTTTGAAAATTGACCACTATCAAAATTTATTGAAAAAGCTTTGTAAAGTCCACGATATTTCTCCTAGAAAACCTAGATTTGAAAATATTGAAGATGTAGTAGTCATTAATGTTAAAAATCATTTGAAAGAAGGGGTTGATCTAGAATGTTTCAAAGTTTTAAATCTTATAGTTCAAACCGTTGTACCTTTAGGTATAAAATTCAATCAACAATTATATCTTTATCCAGGCGGAAATAGATTGGATAGAGTAGCGGTAACCTTTAATAAAAGTGATTATTTATTATTAAATAAAAAGCTTGAAGAAGGAAATGTAGGTAGTG
Above is a genomic segment from Bacillus methanolicus containing:
- a CDS encoding putative holin-like toxin, translated to MPMTVFEALMFAIAFASLIVSILSFNQKK